The Symphalangus syndactylus isolate Jambi chromosome 11, NHGRI_mSymSyn1-v2.1_pri, whole genome shotgun sequence genome contains a region encoding:
- the LOC129492962 gene encoding LOW QUALITY PROTEIN: myotubularin-related protein 2-like (The sequence of the model RefSeq protein was modified relative to this genomic sequence to represent the inferred CDS: inserted 1 base in 1 codon; substituted 2 bases at 2 genomic stop codons) yields MEKSPSCQSLGSQQVAAWPPTMDSLSSASTSHSENSVHTKSASVVSSDSISTSANNFSPDFRVLRGPNKLAEMVEPLLLQGENIKDMAKDVTCICPFTGVARGILTDTNHRLYFKTMGRDPPIFLDASLGVISRVEKICGASSRGENFYGLETVCKDIRNVXYAHKPEGQTRISIFENLMKYASPVSNNLPLFAFEYKDVFLKMGGSYIYTILEYRRQGIPNERWRITKINERYELCDTYPALLVVPANIPDEELKRVAFFRSKGHIPILSRSHPESQATVTRCSQPTVRVSGKRNKDEKYLQAIMDSNAQSHKVFIFDAQPSVNAVANKAEGGGYESEDAYQNAELVFLDIHDIRVMRESLQKLKAIVYANIGETHWLSNTESTHWLEHIRLMLAGALRIADKVESGKMSVVVHCSDGWDRTTQLTSLTMLMLGGYYRTIRGFKEVLVEKEWLSFGHGFQVRVGHGDKNDADADRSPVFLQFIDSVWQLTRQFPTTFKFNEYFLITILDHLHRCLFRTFLCNSEQQRGKENLPKGTVSLWSYINSQLEDFTNPLYGSYSNHDLYPIASICHLELWVGYYIRRNPRTKPQEPIHDRXKELFAKRAELQKKVEELQRVIXNRSISSSETANSPAQCVTPVQTVV; encoded by the exons ATGGAGAAGAGCCCAAGCTGCCAGAGTCTTGGCTCCCAGCAGGTGGCGGCTTGGCCGCCCACTATGGACTCTTTGTCCAG TGCCTCCACTTCTCATTCAGAGAATTCAGTGCATACAAAATCAGCTTCTGTTGTATCATCAGATTCCATTTCAACTTCTGCCAACAACTTTTCTCCTGATTTTAGGGTCCTGAGGGGGCCTAACAAGTTAGCAGAAATGGTAGAACCACTCTTGCTTCaaggagaaaatattaaagacatgGCCAAAGATGTAACTTGTATATGTCCATTCACTGGTGTTGCACGAGGAATTCTGACTGACACAAATCATAGGTTATACTTCAAAACCATGGGACGGGATCCCCCAATTTTTTTAGATGCTTCTCTTGGTGTGATAAGTAGAGTAGAAAAAATTTGTGGTGCTTCTAGTCGAGGTGAAAATTTTTATGGACTAGAAACTGTGTGTAAGGATATTAGGAATGTATGATATGCTCATAAACCTGAGGGGCAAACAAGAATATCCATATTTGAGAATCTAATGAAATATGCATCTCCTGTCTCTAATAACCTGCCTCTTTTTGCTTTTGAATACAAAGACGTATTCCTGAAAATGGGTGGAagctatatatatactattttggAGTATAGAAGGCAGGGAATTCCAAATGAAAGGTGGAGAATAACAAAGATAAATGAACGATATGAACTTTGTGATACATACCCTGCCCTCCTGGTTGTGCCAGCAAATATTCCTGATGAAGAATTAAAGAGAGTGGCATTCTTCAGATCAAAAGGACATATCCCAATTTTATCACGGAGTCATCCTGAAAGTCAAGCCACAGTCACTCGGTGTAGCCAGCCCACGGTTAGAGTGAGTGGAAAGcgaaacaaagatgaaaaataccTTCAAGCTATCATGGATTCCAATGCCCAATCTCATAAAGTCTTTATATTTGATGCCCAGCCAAGTGTTAACGCTGTTGCCAATAAGGCAGAGGGTGGAGGTTATGAAAGTGAAGATGCCTATCAAAATGCTGAACTAGTTTTTCTGGATATCCACGATATTCGTGTTATGAGAGAATCATTACAAAAACTTAAGGCGATTGTGTACGCCAACATTGGGGAAACTCACTGGTTGTCTAACACGGAATCTACTCATTGGCTAGAACATATTAGGCTTATGCTTGCAGGGGCTCTTAGGATTGCTGACAAGGTAGAGTCAGGGAAGATGTCTGTGGTAGTGCATTGCAGTGATGGCTGGGATCGCACAACTCAGCTCACTTCCCTTACCATGCTCATGTTGGGTGGATACTATCGAACCATCCGAGGATTTAAAGAAGTCCTTGTGGAGAAAGAATGGCTAAGCTTTGGACATGGATTTCAAGTAAGAGTTGGCCATGGAGATAAGAACGATGCAGATGCAGACAGATCACCTGTTTTTCTTCAATTTATTGACTCTGTCTGGCAGTTGACAAGACAGTTTCCCACCACATTTAAATTCAATGAGTATTTTCTCATTACCATTTTGGATCACCTCCACAGGTGCTTATTCAGAACATTCCTCTGTAACAGTGAAcaacaaagaggaaaagagaatctTCCAAAAGGGACTGTGTCGCTGTGGTCTTACATAAATAGCCAACTGGAAGACTTCACTAATCCTCTCTATGGGAGCTATTCCAATCATGACCTTTATCCAATAGCCAGCATTTGCCACCTAGAGCTCTGGGTGGGATATTACATAAGGCGGAATCCACGGACGAAACCACAGGAACCTATTCACGACAGATAAAAAGAACTTTTTGCTAAACGAGCAGAGCTTCAGAAAAAAGTAGAGGAACTACAGAGAGTGA TTAACAGATCAATCTCATCCTCAGAGACAGCCAACTCTCCTGCACAATGTGTCACTCCTGTCCAAACTGTGGTATAA